Within the Mycetohabitans rhizoxinica HKI 454 genome, the region GCTATTTAGAGGCCGGTCATGACCAGTTACCGCTGGTCATTCCGATGCTGTTTTATCACGGGCAGGTCAGTCCGTATCCGTACTCGATGCGGTGGCTGGATAGCTTCGAGGTGCCTGAGTTGGCGTCGCAGCTGTATGCGGGAGGCTTTCCATTGGTGGATGTCACCGTAATTCCGGATGATGAAATCATCACGCATCGACGCATGGCGATGCTGGAATTGCTGCAAAAGCATATCCGGCAACGCGATTTGGCGACCCTGGTAGAGCAACTGGCAAGCCTGTTGCTCGCGGGGTACACTACGCACGAGCAATTGGTGTCGCTGATGCATTATATGCTGCAGTGGGGCGACACGACGGATCCGGAGCGATTTATCCGAGAATTGGCGCTCCGTTCCCCGCAACACGAGGAGGTTTTGATGACGATTGCACAGAAGCTCGAGCAAAAAGGCCTGGAGCGTGGCCGGATGCTGGGGCGTGAAGAAGGGCAAAAGGAAGCTGCGCTGAAGATCGCGCGCACGTTGCTAGCAAACGGCTTGGAGCGCGAGACGGTAAGGCGTATGACGGGCTTGTCCGAAGCCGAGATGAAGCAGATCTGCCACTAATCATCAGGGCAATTCAGGGTTTAGGCCCATACTTCACGTGCTGACAACGCCAAGCGCGTGCTGCGCTTGAGTGCTGCGGCGTGGCCAATGGTCACTGGCCAGCTGCACCGCTATCGGGCAGCAAAGGCCGAGATAGCAGCGCTTGTCAAGGTAAAGCCCGTGTTTGTGAAAGCAGCATCCCGGATGACACCAAACCGAGTATCACCACCCGCCCACACGGGCACGTGAATGATGCATGCGTGGGGGTCGCAATCCGCCGCGCATCCCAGCGTTTCTGTCGTGTTTCGGCCCGATCCGGCCACCCTTTCCCGCCATCGCCAGCTACCTTGCGCCACCATACGGAATGAAGGTGCGCTTCTTCGCCTAGCAATGCTGGAAGGGGCTGAAACGTGGATTCGTCGGCATATTGGCGTGAGTTTCCTGCAAATTTCGACGAGGGTTGAATGGATCCGAAGACGCCGGTGCCAGAGGGGGATTTATTCCGCCAACCGCTGCGCGAGCAGATCGACTTGAAGCATCCGTTGGTGCAATTGGCCGAACTGATCGACTGGGACCGATTGAGCACGGCGATGGGCGCGAACTTCGTATCGCAGCGGGACCGGCCGGCAACGTCGCCGCGTTTGATCGCGGGGCTGCTGTACTTGCAGCACGCCTTCGGGCTGTCGGATAAGGACGCGGTCTGGCAGTGGCTGGAGAACCCGTACTGGCAAGTGTCCACCGGCCAGACGTATTTGCAGAACCGGCTGCCGTTCGACCCATCGAGCCTAACGCGCTGGCGCAAGCGACTGGACGAAGCCGGCGTTGAAGAACTGTTGGTCGAGACGATCGAAGCAGCAAAGCGGGCCCACGTCATCAAGACCTCGAGTCTGAAGCGGGTGATCGTCGATACGACGGTGATGGAAAAGGCGATCGCCCATCCCAGCGATTCGCGCCTGCTCGAACGCTGCCGGGCACAGAAACAATCAAGGAGTCGCCGCGCTTACTGACTCAGCCATAATGGGATTGGCCTCGTACTTCCAGACACGGTCTTACACTAAGGTTGATGAATCGGCCCTGCGTCGGAACTCGCGCGGCAAGCGATACGGCATGGTCGATAGCTTCAATCCGATTGACGACGCGAATGCCCGTGGCGCGACAGCCATGCGAAACGAGATAACCTGGCGCGCTCGCCAGCGAAGGGCGTCGCACCGCCGCGCCGGCGCCGTGTCGGCGTCCACGCGCCGAGCCAACCGTTCGTCGCGTCCAACTCACCGGCACGCGGCTTGCTGCACGCGTCGACAGGGATGCCGACCCGCGTCATATCCCGCGTTCAAAGGAGCAACGTTGCACACCCGCTCAACCCATGGGCTGCTGGAAGTCGGCCGCAACTGCGACTCACTGTGCCACGCCGATCGCTTCAGCGTGCTGATCGACGCCGCCGTGTATTTCTCGGCGTTGCGCGAAGCCATCCGCGGCGCGCAGCATACCGTTTTCATCGTCGGCTGGGATATCAACAGTCGAATGAAGCTGGTACCGCAGGGCGCAGCAGACGGCTTCCCGGAGCCGCTTGGCGCTTTCCTGCAAGCCGTGGCCAGCGCCAACCGGCGGCTGCGGATTTACGTGTTGGCATGGGATTTCGCCATGATCTACGCGTTCGAACGAGAATGGGTGCCCGTCTATTCAACCGGCTGGCGTTCGCATCGACGGATCCTATTCCGAATGGATAATACACATCCACGCGGCGCTTCGCACCACCAAAAGTTCGTAGTTGTCGATGACCGGCTCGCGTTCGTCGGGGGGCTGGACCTGACCCGCGCGCGCTGGGACACACCGGCTCACGCTGCAAACGATCCTTGGCGCCGCAACCCCGACGGCTCGCCGTACAACCCGTTCCACGATGTCCACACGGTCTTCGATGGCGAAGCCGCGCGCGCGATCGGCCAATTGGCACGAGGCCGCTGGCGCCGCGCGTGCGGCAAGGCGCTGGCGATCCGCGCCGACCGCAACCTGGGCGGCACCGACCCATGGCCGTCGAGCGTGCCGGTGGACGTGCACAACGTCGTGCTCGGCATTGCATTGACCGCGCCACCTTACCGCAACGAGCGTGGCGTGCAGCACATCCGTGCGCTCACCGTCGACATCATCGAGGCCACGCAGCACAATCTCTACATCGAGAACCAGTACTTGACCGCCGCTGTCGTGCGCGATGCGCTGAGCCGACGGCTCGGGGACCCACACGCGCCCGACGTCGCGGCGGTCGTGCCGCGCAACCACAGCGGCTGGCTGCAGGAAGCGACGATGGGCGCGCTGCGTGCGCGGCTACACCGCGCGCTCACACGGGCCGATCGCCACGGACACTACCGGCTCTGGTGCCCGCACATCGACGGGCTGCGCACGGGGTGCCTGAACGTACACAGCAAGCTGATGATCAGCGACAACGAGCGGCTTTGCGTCGGCAGCGCGAACCTGAACAACCGCTCAATGGTGCTCGACACAGAATGTAACGTCGTATTGGACGCCAATGGCAGCGACCGCGTGCGTGCGGTGATCGCGTCGATTCGAAACCGGCTACTGGCCGAACACCTGGATGTCTCGCCCGAAGCGGTGGCTGCCGCACTGCAGCATCATGGTCGCTTGAACAGTGCGATCGACGCATTGCGGCACCACGCACGCACGCTCATGCCACTGGATCCCACCATCGCGCCCGAACTCGAAGCGTTGGTGCCGGTCAGCGCGTGGGCGGACCCAGAAGTTCCAGTAGAGGCGGACGCGCTGGTCCGGCAGTTCCTCGACGATGATCAGGGCGCGCGCTCGGCGGCCCGGCTCCTTCTCCTCGGGGCCCTCGCACTCGCATTAGCCACGCTGGCCGCGCTGTGGCGCTTCACCCCCGCCGGTCAGGTATTGAGCGTGGCCAATGTCGTGCATTGGGGCGAACGATTGGCCGCATTGCCGCTAGCGCCAGCGATCGTGCTGCTGGGCTACGTCGTCGCTTCACTGGCGGCCGTGCCCATCACACTGCTCATCGCCGCCACTGGACTGGTTTTTGGTACATGGCCGGGCGCGGTATACGCGCTGGTTGGCTCGATGCTGGCTGCGGCGGCCACCTACTACGTCGGCGTCGGGCTGGGTCGCGACGCGGTGCGCCGGCTCGCCGGCTCCCGCGCGAATCGCCTGAGCGAGCGCCTCGGCAAGCGTGGTTTGCTAACCATCTTGGTGCTACGACTGGTGCCAGTCGCGCCGTTCTCAATCGTCAACCTGGTGGCCGGTGCGTCCCATATCGGGATATGCGACTTCCTGCTCGGCACGCTGCTTGGCATGGCCCCGGGGGCGGTGCTGACCGTGACGTTCGCACACCAACTGATCGCATCGATCCGGCGTCCCGACGCAGGCTCACTCGCGCTGCTCATAGGCATCGGCGCCGCGCTGGTGGCGCTGTCAATTCTATTGCACAAGTTGCTGAAAAAACATTGACCACTATGGCCTACTCAGAACTGCGTATTGCGACCTACAACATCCATGGCGCTGGTGGTCGATGGCGGCAACGCTCAACGCAACGCATCGCTGGCGTTGTTGCCGAACTGGATGCCGACATCATCGCCCTTCAAGAGGTCCCGCTGAACGGCGCCTCCAACGCGCCCGGCGTGCTGGACGATTTGCAGCATGCCACCGGCATGGAGGCGGTTGCCGGGCCAACGCTGCAGACCGAGCGTGGAGACTACGGCAATGCGGTGCTGTCACGGCTGCCGATTCGCGCGGCACGCACGCTGGACTTGTCGTTCACGCGGCGTGAACCGCGCGGCGCGCTCGATGCGGACATCGAATATGCGGACGGCGTACTGCGCGTAGTGGCAACGCACCTGGGGCTGTCGGCGATCGAGCGCAGCGCACAGGTGCGCACGCTGCTTGCCGCATTCGACAGCAGCGCACTGCCGGTGATCCTGCTGGGCGACATCAACGAATGGTTCGTGCACGGCCGTGCATTGCGCGCGCTGGTCGGGCATTTTCGTCGGGCGCCGGCGCCACGCACGTTTCCGGCACGCTGGCCAATCCTCTCGCTGGATCGCATCTGGGTCCATCCCGGGGAATGGCTGATCGATGTCCAAGTGCATCGTAGTGCGCTTGCGCGCGTCGCGTCTGATCATCTGCCGTTGATTGCGCGCATCCGCGCAACCGGCAACGGCACTCGCCCTCTCGAGGTGGCCGGCGTCGCTGCCCCAATGGGCCTACAAGACAGCGCGACACGCACCGGTGAGGATCCGACGGGGGACATTCGTTCGCTGCCGCGATAGCATAGGCATGAGCTCGCTAGAGCGCACGGCGCGCCAGCATGGAGCGAATATGCCCTATAGCGGCCGCGGGATTCAAGCCCTTCGGACAGACATCCGCACAGTTCATGATCGTCCGGCAGCGGAACAGTCGATACGGATCCTCTAAATTGTCTAGGCGCTCGCCAGTGGCCTCGTCGCGCGAGTCCACGATGAACCGGTACGCCTGCAAGAGGCCAGCCGGGCCAACGAATTTGTCCGGATTCCACCAGTACGACGGGCAAGCGCTCGAGCAGCACGCACAAAGGATGCATTCATACAATCCGTCGAGTTGATCACGCTCCTGCGGCGTCTGCAACCGCTCGCGCTCCGGCGGCGGCGTCTCGTTGATCAGATATGGCTTAACCGAGTGGTACTGGTTGAAAAAGCTGGTCATGTCCACGATTAGGTCACGCACCACTGGCAGACCGGGCAATGGCCTGAGTTGAATGTGCACCGGTAGCGATTGCATGTTCGTCAGGCAGGCCAATCCGTTCACGCCATTGATGTTCATCGCATCCGAGCCACAGATCCCCTCGCGGCACGAGCGACGGTAGGCGAGCGTCTCATCGAGCGCCTTGAGCCGTCCCAGCACGTCGAGCAGCATCCGGTCCTCGGGCTGCGGCTCGATCTCGTAGCGTTGCATGCGGGGGCGCTCGTCCCGGTCGGGATCGTAACGGAAAACATCGATGATGCGTCGCTGGGTCATGGCAACACGCTCCGGAAAGTCGAGCAGCGGGAAAACAATGGTGCGCAACAACCATTCCCATGCCGGCGCGGCGCTGCCGACCCATAACGGCCGGTTCATCCGACCTTAAATACGCGCAACTCAACGGTAAGATCGTCGGCGCGCTGCTGTACCCGACAAGAATGGAGTTTGCGGTGTGCGGGGACGACCCGAAGCTGCGGAGGCAATCAACGCCGTGCTCGACGCGATGCTCGATGACGACGGGTATCGCGGCCTCAGCCAGAAGTGGGGGCTTGGCGCGGATGTGCGCTAACGCTGCCGGGTGGCCCGAACGCGATACAGCCGGCATAGCCGGCAACATCGTCGATCCAGTGCAGTTGCAGCGCCGTGATATCCCCCCATGCACCTCTCGCCGGTGCATCAACGCGCTGCACGCCTTGGGCAAATGGATCCACCGACACCTGCTGCAAGCCATACCCAATACCGACGCCTAGCGCCTTGAGCACGGCCTCCTTGGCCGTCCAGCAGCGGAAAAACCCGTGAGCGCCGTGCACGTGGCCGCTCATGCGCAGCGCACGCTGCTCGGCGTCCGTGCATACCGTGCCGAGCAATGCCTGCCAGTCGAGCACACGCTCGATGCACTCGATGTCCACACCCACGCAGCGCCTGTCCGATAGCGCAATGAACGCATGCTGGCCTGCATGCGTGACGTTGAACGACAACGTGTCGCCGTAGCCGTCAAGTTCCGGCCGCCCGAACGGTCCCGACGAAAAGCGCAGCGACAGCGGCACGCCACCGGTATGCCTAGCGAGCAACGTTCGCAGTACGGCACGCGTCGCAGCAAAGCGCAGCCGATCCTCGTCACGTCGATAGCGCAATGCCTGCTGCTGTTCATCGTCGGATAACCACGCCTGTAGCCGGTTCCACGCAGTGGGAGCGAGCGGGACCCGCACGTGCCACAGCATCACGTCATCGGGCCAGCGTCCGCCGGGGCGCAGCAGGGTTGTCATCGTAATGTGTGTCGCGTCCTCGGTCATCGCTTGTGTGCGGGAGAGAAAGTCACGGCCCGTCGCAGCGCTGCGACGGGCACTTTTCGCTTATGCCCCAATTGTAAGCGATGCAGCCGGCCCGGCCGCGAATCGAAGCCGGTCTGGTGAAACGCTCGCGACGATATCTTGTACGGATTCCGAATCGGCCATGCTCCGCTGCCCGTTTGGTGGCCTGCATCTGGTCGATGCGTGGACGCATTCAGCAAACGTTTCCAGCCAAAGTCTTCGCTATTCGTAGTCGTCAGTCTGCGAGGCGCCACCGCTTGGTCAAGCCAGCCGGCAGCGGCATCTAGCGCACTACGTCAATGTAGAACGCAATCGTAAGTGCTACACTGAACCCTGAACCGAATTCGGTGCGGTGAACCTACCCAGCGTTTCCGTGTGGGCGGCGTTGGGTGTCGCGATGCGTCGGATGCTGGCGTGAGCCCGCGCGTTCCTCGGCGCGCGGAGGCGGACTGCGTCGTCTACGCCGCCCTGAAGCTGATCTACACTGTGTTGGCAAGCAGCGCCCTGCCGGCGCGTGCGCCGTTGGGCTTGTCAATCGCGCGGCTGATGAAGTCGCCCGCCGCGACCACTGCGTTTAGATCGACACCTGTCTCGATCCCAAGTCCGTGGAGCAGGTACAACACGTCTTCCGTGGCCACGTTGCCCGTCGCGCCTTTCGCGTAGGGGCAGCCGCCGAGGCCCGCGACCGATGAATGAAAAATGGTGATACCGGCCTGCAGCCCCGCATAGATGTTCGCCAGTGCTTGTCCATAGGTATCGTGGAAGTGCCCGGCGATACATTCGAGCGGAAAGACAGATGACACGGCTTCGGCCACCTCCAGCACACGGTTCGCGGTACCTACGCCGATGGTGTCAGCAATGTCGATCTCATCGCATCCGAGATCGCGCATCCGGGTCACCACATCGACCACGGCATCGACCGCGACGTCCCCTTGGTACGGGCAGCCAAGCGAGCACGAGATGCTGCCGCGCAACCGCAGTCCGGCCTCTTTGGCGGCCTTCGCGACAGGGGCGAAACGCGCGAGAGATTCAGCAATCGAGCAATTGATATTGCGTTGCGAAAACGCTTCGCTTGCCGCACCAAAAATCACCACCTCGTCCACGCGCGCGGCCAGCGCCGCTTCGAGACCTTGCATGTTGGGGGTCAACGCCGAATACAACGTGCCTGCCCGCCGCTGGATGCGGGCCATCACGTCGGCGCCGTCGGCCATTTGGGGCACCCATTTCGGTGACACGAATGACGCCGCCTCGATGTTTGCGAAGCCGGCCGCGCTCAGCCGGTCGAGCAATTCCACCTTAACGTCGGTCGGCACCTGCACTTTTTCCGCTTGCAGGCCATCGCGGGGCCCCACCTCGACGATCTTCACCCAGCCGGGCAACCCGGGCACGTTGCTGCGGGGCTTGGCCACCGGGTCGCTCCTGTCCTCCGTCATGAAGTCACCTCCAGCGTCAATAGCTGTGCGCCGTCGTCCACCTGGTCACCGACCGCGTACAAGATCTGCTCGACCTTGCCGGCCGCCGGCGCCTCGATCGTGTGTTCCATCTTCATCGCCTCCATCATGATCAGTGGCGTGCCTTTGTTGACCAGTGCACCGGGTTCGACCAACACCGCGATCACCTTGCCAGGCATCGGCGCGGTCAGCCGCCCTTCGCCGTGCTCGGCGTGCGCCGCATGGGCCAGTAAATTTTGCCATTCGAACGCAAACGCGTCGCCGCGCAAGAAAACATGGAAGGTATCGCGGTCGATGAATACGCGTCCGGTGATGCGCCGCACGCCGAGGACCATATTCAATTCATGCGCGCCGTCGCCGCCCCACCACGCGAACGGCAATGCTTTGCCGTTCAGCTCTAGCACCGCGCCATTCGCATCGCACTGGAAGCGCACCGCGAGCCTTGCATCGCCTGCGCGCTCGAGATCGCGCCATTCGATGACCTGCGTATAGGGGCCATTCAAGCGCCAATGCGACAGTACGCTCCAAGGCGACGTATCCCGCTCACGCGCCAGCAACGCGGCAGTGGCCAGCGCGAGTGCTTCGCCCACCGGCTTTTCGCGGCGCGCAAACAAGGCCGCATGATGGCGCTCGATCAAGCCCGTGTCGAGCTTGGCATGCGTGAACGGCTCGCTGGTCGAGATCCGATGCAGGAATTCGATATTCGTATGCGGACCGACGATCTCGATCTCGCGCAGCGCGCGTGACAACCGCGCCAACGCGTCGCCACGGTCCACGCCGTGCACGATCAGCTTGGCGATCATCGGATCATAGTACGGCGTGATCATATCGCCCTGCCGCACCCCGCTGTCGATGCGCACCGGTGCACGCGATGCCGGGCCGCCCTGTGCACCGACACTGAACTCGACGGCATCTGGCATCCGCAGGTGCAGCAGGGTACCGGTCGACGGCAAGAAGCCGCGCGCCGGGTTCTCCGCGTAGATCCGCGCCTCGATCGCATGGCCACTCACGTGCAGCGCATGTTGTTGCAACGGCAGCTTTTCACCGGCGGCGACACGCAGTTGCCACTCGACCAGGTCCAGTCCCGTTACCCTCTCGGTGACGGGATGCTCGACCTGCAGCCGCGTGTTCATCTCGATGAAATAGAACTCGCCGCCCGGCGCCATGATGAACTCGACGGTACCGGCACCGACATAATCGACCGCGCGGGCCGCGGCAACCGCCGCCGCCCCCATGGCGCGGCGTGTGTCGTCCGACAAGCCGGGCGCCGGCGCCTCTTCGAGCACCTTCTGGTGACGCCGCTGCACCGAGCAGTCGCGATCAAACAAGTACACGGCGTTGTGATGCTTATCCGCGAAGACCTGCACTTCGACATGGCGCGAGTGCACCAGGTACTTTTCGACCAGCACGCGATCGTCGCCGAAACTGCTTGCCGCCTCACGTTGACACGAGGCCAGCGCGGCGGCAAATTCCTCGCGCCGCTCGACAACCCGCATTCCCTTGCCGCCACCGCCCGCGCTGGCCTTGAGCAATACCGGATAGCCGATTGCATCCGCTTCACGCTGCAATCGTGCCGGGTCCTGATCTTCGCCGTGATAGCCCGGCACCAGTGGCACAGCAGCGGCCTGCATCAGCGCCTTGGCAGCCGCCTTCGAGCCCATCGCGGCGATCGCGCTGACCGGCGGCCCAATAAATTCGATGCCGGCCGCCGCGCAAGCTTGCGCAAATGCTTCGTTTTCCGACAGAAAGCCATAGCCTGGGTGGACCGCCTGCGCGCCGGTGCGTTGAGCGGCATCGATGATCCGCTCGATGCGCAAATAGCTTTCGGCCGTTGGCGCTGCGCCGATATGGACTGCCTCGTCACAAGCACTGACGTGCTTGGCCTTCGCATCGGCATCCGAATAGACCGCCACGCTGTGGATACCCAGGCGACGGCACGTCGCAGCCACACGGCAGGCAATTTCGCCGCGGTTGGCGATCAGTATCTTCTTGAACATGGGCTCCTATCCCGTTGAACCGCGCCGGCGGCACGCCACAATGCCCACAGCCAAGCCAACGCGCGACCCGCTTCACATGCGCCACCTCGGCGCGCGCTTCTCGAGAAACGACGCCACCCCTTCACGGCCCTCCGCCGAGGCCCGCACCCGTGCGATCCGCTCGGCGGTCTCGTCCATCCATTCGTCGGTCAATGGCCTGCCGGCGATGTCCTGCACCAGTCGCTTGGATTCGGCGACCGCAGCGGGGCCGTTGGCCACAAGCGCATCGGCCAGCCGGCGCACCGTCTCGTCCAGCGCGACTTGCGGCACCAGTTCGCTGACCAGCCCGAGCCGCAACGCGGTCGTGCCATCGAACGGCTCGGCGGTCGTGAAATAGCGCCGGGCCGCACGCTCGCCGATCACGCGAATTACATAGGGCGCAATCGTCGCTGGGATCAGGCCGAGCCGCGCCTCGGACAGGCAGAAACGTGCATTTTCCTGCGCGACCACGATGTCCGAGGCCGATATCAATCCCATCCCGCCGGCGTAGACATCGCCGTTGACGCGTGCCACCACGGGCTTAGGACAGCGGTAAATCGTTGCTAGCATTCGCGCGAGCATGCACGCGTCAGCACGGTTCTCGTCGTCCGAGTAGCCTGCCATCTTGCGCATCCAGTTCAGGTCGGCGCCCGCACAGAACGCCACCCCATTGGCAGCAAGCACGATCGCACGGATTTCGCCGCGTTGGCCCAGCATGCCGAACACCGACGTCAACTCGGCGATCATCGTCTCGTTGAATGCATTGCGCACCTGCGGCCGGTTCAATGTCACGGTCGCCAGCGTATCCTCGCAACCGAGCGTCAAGGTGTCGTATTGCATCGCTTCGCCTCCTCGCATCCGCAGAACACGAGAGCCACCAGCGCCTACATGCGGAACACGCCGAAGCGCGCCTCGCCGATCGGCGCATTCATCGCGGCCGACAAGCTCAAGCCGAGCACATCGCGGGTCTGTGCCGGATCGATGACACCATCATCCCATAGGCGGGCGCTCGCGTAGTACGGGTGGCCCTGATGCTCGTACTGCGCCCGGATTGGCACTTTGAAAGCCTCTTCGTCCTCGGCGGACCAGGTCCCGCCCTTCGCCTCGATACCGTCGCGACGCACCGTGGCCAGCACGCAGGCTGCCTGTTCGCCGCCCATGACGGAGATCCGCGCATTCGGCCACATCCATAGCATCCGCGGCGAGTACGCGCGGCCACACATTCCGTAGTTACCGGCGCCGAACGAGCCGCCGATGATTACCGTAAATTTGGGCACCTGCGCGGTCGCGACCGCAGTGACCATCTTCGCGCCGTGACGGGCAATCCCTTCATTCTCGTACTTGCGTCCGACCATGAAGCCGGTGATGTTCTGCAGGAAAATCAGTGGAATTCTGCGCTGGCAGCACAACTCGATGAAGTGCGCGCCCTTGAGCGCCGATTCAGAAAACAAAATACCGTTGTTGGCAACGATGCCGACAGGATGTCCCCACAGGTGCGCGAATCCGGTCACCAGTGTCGTGCCGTAGCGCGCCTTGAACTCGTCGAACACCGAATCATCCACAAGGCGCGCGATCACCTCGTGCACGTCGAACGGCTTGCGTGTGTCGGTCGGGATGACACCGTACAACTCCCGCGCGTCGTAGCGCGGCGGCTTCGGCTCACGCAGTGCAAGCGACTGCGGCTTGACCCGGTTCAAGTTGCCCACGATGCGACGTGCAATCGCGAGCGCATGCGCATCATTTTGTGCAAGATGATCGGCGACACCGGACAGCCGGGTGTGCACGTCACCGCCGCCCAGGTCCTCGGCCGTGACGACCTCGCCGGTCGCGGCCTTCACCAGCGGCGGGCCGCCGAGGAAAATCGTGCCCTGGTCCTTGACGATGATCGACTCGTCGCTCATAGCGGGAACATAGGCACCGCCGGCGGTACACGAACCCATCACCACGGCAATCTGCGCGATGCCTTGCGCGGACAGGTTCGCCTGGTTGTAGAAGATGCGACCGAAATGATCCCGATCCGGAAATACCTCGTCTTGGTTCGGCAGGTTGGCCCCGCCTGAGTCGACCAGGTAAAGACACGGCAACCGGTTTTCCTGCGCGATCTCCTGCGCGCGCACGTGCTTCTTCACGGTCATCGGGTAGTAGGTGCCACCCTTGACCGTCGGATCGTTACACACGATCACGCACTCCTGCGCGGCAATGCGGCCGATGCCGGTGATGATGCCCGCGCCCGGCGCATCGCCACCGTACATGCCGTATGCGGCCAGTTGCGACAGCTCGAGGAACGGCGTGCCGGGATCGAGCAATTGCGCGATCCGCTCGCGCGGCAACAGCTTGCCGCGGGCCAGGTGCTTGTCCCGGGCCGCTTGACCGCCGCCCTGCGCGAGCGCGGCGATCTTCTCGCGCAGGTCGGCGACCCGGGCCTGCTGCGCCGCCTCGTTCGCACGGAATGCGT harbors:
- a CDS encoding endonuclease/exonuclease/phosphatase family protein, which produces MAYSELRIATYNIHGAGGRWRQRSTQRIAGVVAELDADIIALQEVPLNGASNAPGVLDDLQHATGMEAVAGPTLQTERGDYGNAVLSRLPIRAARTLDLSFTRREPRGALDADIEYADGVLRVVATHLGLSAIERSAQVRTLLAAFDSSALPVILLGDINEWFVHGRALRALVGHFRRAPAPRTFPARWPILSLDRIWVHPGEWLIDVQVHRSALARVASDHLPLIARIRATGNGTRPLEVAGVAAPMGLQDSATRTGEDPTGDIRSLPR
- a CDS encoding hydroxymethylglutaryl-CoA lyase — its product is MTEDRSDPVAKPRSNVPGLPGWVKIVEVGPRDGLQAEKVQVPTDVKVELLDRLSAAGFANIEAASFVSPKWVPQMADGADVMARIQRRAGTLYSALTPNMQGLEAALAARVDEVVIFGAASEAFSQRNINCSIAESLARFAPVAKAAKEAGLRLRGSISCSLGCPYQGDVAVDAVVDVVTRMRDLGCDEIDIADTIGVGTANRVLEVAEAVSSVFPLECIAGHFHDTYGQALANIYAGLQAGITIFHSSVAGLGGCPYAKGATGNVATEDVLYLLHGLGIETGVDLNAVVAAGDFISRAIDKPNGARAGRALLANTV
- a CDS encoding acetyl/propionyl/methylcrotonyl-CoA carboxylase subunit alpha: MFKKILIANRGEIACRVAATCRRLGIHSVAVYSDADAKAKHVSACDEAVHIGAAPTAESYLRIERIIDAAQRTGAQAVHPGYGFLSENEAFAQACAAAGIEFIGPPVSAIAAMGSKAAAKALMQAAAVPLVPGYHGEDQDPARLQREADAIGYPVLLKASAGGGGKGMRVVERREEFAAALASCQREAASSFGDDRVLVEKYLVHSRHVEVQVFADKHHNAVYLFDRDCSVQRRHQKVLEEAPAPGLSDDTRRAMGAAAVAAARAVDYVGAGTVEFIMAPGGEFYFIEMNTRLQVEHPVTERVTGLDLVEWQLRVAAGEKLPLQQHALHVSGHAIEARIYAENPARGFLPSTGTLLHLRMPDAVEFSVGAQGGPASRAPVRIDSGVRQGDMITPYYDPMIAKLIVHGVDRGDALARLSRALREIEIVGPHTNIEFLHRISTSEPFTHAKLDTGLIERHHAALFARREKPVGEALALATAALLARERDTSPWSVLSHWRLNGPYTQVIEWRDLERAGDARLAVRFQCDANGAVLELNGKALPFAWWGGDGAHELNMVLGVRRITGRVFIDRDTFHVFLRGDAFAFEWQNLLAHAAHAEHGEGRLTAPMPGKVIAVLVEPGALVNKGTPLIMMEAMKMEHTIEAPAAGKVEQILYAVGDQVDDGAQLLTLEVTS
- a CDS encoding VTT domain-containing protein, which gives rise to MHTRSTHGLLEVGRNCDSLCHADRFSVLIDAAVYFSALREAIRGAQHTVFIVGWDINSRMKLVPQGAADGFPEPLGAFLQAVASANRRLRIYVLAWDFAMIYAFEREWVPVYSTGWRSHRRILFRMDNTHPRGASHHQKFVVVDDRLAFVGGLDLTRARWDTPAHAANDPWRRNPDGSPYNPFHDVHTVFDGEAARAIGQLARGRWRRACGKALAIRADRNLGGTDPWPSSVPVDVHNVVLGIALTAPPYRNERGVQHIRALTVDIIEATQHNLYIENQYLTAAVVRDALSRRLGDPHAPDVAAVVPRNHSGWLQEATMGALRARLHRALTRADRHGHYRLWCPHIDGLRTGCLNVHSKLMISDNERLCVGSANLNNRSMVLDTECNVVLDANGSDRVRAVIASIRNRLLAEHLDVSPEAVAAALQHHGRLNSAIDALRHHARTLMPLDPTIAPELEALVPVSAWADPEVPVEADALVRQFLDDDQGARSAARLLLLGALALALATLAALWRFTPAGQVLSVANVVHWGERLAALPLAPAIVLLGYVVASLAAVPITLLIAATGLVFGTWPGAVYALVGSMLAAAATYYVGVGLGRDAVRRLAGSRANRLSERLGKRGLLTILVLRLVPVAPFSIVNLVAGASHIGICDFLLGTLLGMAPGAVLTVTFAHQLIASIRRPDAGSLALLIGIGAALVALSILLHKLLKKH
- a CDS encoding succinate dehydrogenase/fumarate reductase iron-sulfur subunit, whose protein sequence is MTQRRIIDVFRYDPDRDERPRMQRYEIEPQPEDRMLLDVLGRLKALDETLAYRRSCREGICGSDAMNINGVNGLACLTNMQSLPVHIQLRPLPGLPVVRDLIVDMTSFFNQYHSVKPYLINETPPPERERLQTPQERDQLDGLYECILCACCSSACPSYWWNPDKFVGPAGLLQAYRFIVDSRDEATGERLDNLEDPYRLFRCRTIMNCADVCPKGLNPAAAIGHIRSMLARRAL
- a CDS encoding 4'-phosphopantetheinyl transferase family protein, whose product is MTTLLRPGGRWPDDVMLWHVRVPLAPTAWNRLQAWLSDDEQQQALRYRRDEDRLRFAATRAVLRTLLARHTGGVPLSLRFSSGPFGRPELDGYGDTLSFNVTHAGQHAFIALSDRRCVGVDIECIERVLDWQALLGTVCTDAEQRALRMSGHVHGAHGFFRCWTAKEAVLKALGVGIGYGLQQVSVDPFAQGVQRVDAPARGAWGDITALQLHWIDDVAGYAGCIAFGPPGSVSAHPRQAPTSG
- a CDS encoding Rpn family recombination-promoting nuclease/putative transposase; this translates as MKRSSTMTPHDALFKQFLTHPETARDFLSLHLPTQWLAQCDLDTLRLESGSFVEEDLRAYYSDVLWSLQTRQGDGYVYALIEHQSRPERHMAFRLMRYAIAAMQRYLEAGHDQLPLVIPMLFYHGQVSPYPYSMRWLDSFEVPELASQLYAGGFPLVDVTVIPDDEIITHRRMAMLELLQKHIRQRDLATLVEQLASLLLAGYTTHEQLVSLMHYMLQWGDTTDPERFIRELALRSPQHEEVLMTIAQKLEQKGLERGRMLGREEGQKEAALKIARTLLANGLERETVRRMTGLSEAEMKQICH